The proteins below come from a single Bacteroidales bacterium genomic window:
- a CDS encoding sulfite exporter TauE/SafE family protein: MYPDFLNDIDIWSPEILALLIGSGFLIGVINTLAGSGTAIGYAVFMALGLPPSWANGTVRIGVIPQTFAAAFNFYKHKLLNIKSALYIAVPITIGSVAGAQIAVSIDQEVFKKVIGVAMLILLFFIFFKPENLIKSKSKETKVKHKLWHTVLYFAIGAYGGFIHVGVGIFLLIALVAVSGYDLVKANSLKVFVVFIYTPFALAVFMIHGEVYYAIGLISAVGNTLGGIIASNFAIKHGTEPLRWFLIIVIVVFSGYLFGFLKL; this comes from the coding sequence ATGTATCCTGATTTTTTGAATGATATTGATATTTGGTCGCCTGAAATTCTGGCTTTATTAATAGGAAGCGGTTTCCTAATCGGTGTGATTAATACACTTGCCGGCAGTGGTACTGCTATCGGATATGCAGTCTTTATGGCTTTGGGACTTCCGCCGAGCTGGGCAAACGGAACGGTTAGGATTGGTGTTATTCCGCAAACATTTGCTGCTGCTTTCAATTTCTACAAACACAAATTGCTTAATATTAAAAGTGCGTTGTACATTGCTGTTCCGATAACAATCGGCTCTGTTGCAGGTGCTCAAATAGCAGTAAGTATTGACCAAGAGGTATTTAAAAAGGTTATAGGTGTTGCAATGCTTATTCTTTTGTTTTTTATCTTCTTTAAACCTGAAAACCTGATTAAAAGTAAAAGCAAGGAAACAAAAGTTAAACATAAACTTTGGCATACGGTTTTATATTTTGCCATAGGTGCATACGGCGGTTTTATTCATGTAGGTGTCGGTATATTTTTATTAATTGCATTAGTTGCCGTTTCAGGTTATGATTTGGTAAAAGCAAACAGTTTAAAAGTATTTGTTGTTTTTATTTACACACCATTTGCATTGGCAGTTTTTATGATTCACGGTGAAGTTTATTATGCAATAGGCTTAATATCAGCTGTCGGAAATACATTAGGCGGTATTATTGCTTCAAATTTTGCAATAAAACACGGCACAGAACCTTTACGTTGGTTCTTAATTATTGTTATTGTTGTTTTTTCGGGATATTTATTCGGGTTTTTGAAATTATAA
- a CDS encoding prohibitin family protein has product MEKKIKPVFIIIGIIVVILVMFGSAVFVTLQPGEKGIIFKKFAGGLDKEHVYGAGFHILAPWNDMIVYDVREQIVDETMDVLDKKGLPISVDVSVRFYPIYNKIGELHEKFGVKYIDKLVTPEVRSTVRQVMGRYTAEEIYSTKRSEVEADIIQETEAVLNKPENNIRMTTLLIRSINLPTEYKRSIENKEIKRQEALAYVYILEKEDAEAKRKVIAAKGESESNKIINNSLTTNLLRMRGIEATIKLSESPNSKTIIIGSGKDGMPLILGNQ; this is encoded by the coding sequence ATGGAAAAAAAAATTAAACCTGTATTTATAATTATTGGTATAATTGTAGTAATTTTAGTAATGTTCGGTTCGGCAGTTTTTGTTACTTTGCAACCGGGAGAAAAAGGAATAATATTTAAAAAGTTTGCAGGAGGTTTAGATAAAGAACATGTTTACGGTGCAGGGTTTCATATTCTTGCACCTTGGAATGATATGATTGTATATGATGTAAGAGAACAAATTGTTGATGAAACAATGGATGTTCTTGACAAAAAAGGTTTGCCGATTTCAGTGGATGTATCTGTTAGATTTTACCCGATTTATAATAAAATCGGTGAACTTCATGAAAAATTCGGCGTTAAATACATTGATAAACTGGTAACTCCGGAGGTTCGTTCAACAGTAAGACAAGTAATGGGACGTTATACTGCAGAAGAAATTTATTCAACAAAACGTTCTGAGGTTGAAGCAGATATTATTCAAGAAACAGAAGCTGTTTTAAACAAACCTGAGAATAATATTCGTATGACAACGCTTTTGATTCGTTCAATAAATTTACCGACAGAATATAAAAGATCTATTGAAAACAAGGAAATTAAAAGACAAGAGGCATTAGCTTATGTATATATCTTAGAAAAAGAAGATGCTGAGGCAAAACGTAAAGTAATTGCTGCGAAAGGTGAATCTGAATCGAATAAAATAATCAACAATTCACTTACTACTAATCTGTTGAGAATGAGAGGAATTGAAGCGACCATTAAATTATCTGAATCTCCGAACAGTAAAACTATCATTATCGGCAGCGGTAAAGACGGTATGCCTTTAATTTTAGGAAATCAATAG